One genomic region from candidate division WOR-3 bacterium encodes:
- a CDS encoding sodium/solute symporter (Members of the Solute:Sodium Symporter (SSS), TC 2.A.21 as described in tcdb.org, catalyze solute:Na+ symport. Known solutes for members of the family include sugars, amino acids, nucleosides, inositols, vitamins, urea or anions, depending on the system.), which produces MILDIAVIIVYSAAVIAVGYFAGKKESSAEDFFLAGRAMKWWAVTISVYATALSAMTFIGVPGAVVAAGGDFNYLQLAFGDLFARFLVSFVFLKAFYGRKVMTPYEFLGQRFGRMTWFSSSAIYIVSRVLASSVRLAACAVGLSVIFGISFGSSVFYVCSVALLYTAFGGIKAVIWTDIFQFVLFIASAVFAAVFIFRSMPGGFGEFLSVGFEAGKFTVFHISFDSSSPDFVLNFANSKSFLAGSLFGFFTTLAVMGTDHDFVQRTLTCKNLNEGRKALIYSAVLNFPVTLLFLTVGAALFAYYRVFPHDATVTGYLVDNPDYVFPYFIKTVLPPGARGLLIAGLLAAAMSSIDSSANSLASSFYRDFLKNLFTIPEKRSVFLSRFLVLVFVLVLGVVAVFFGKTQSVLWLGFKVFGYSYGALLGVTLAGIATKKRGIDIASTIAMLSSILVVTFLTSDGVGILEPFRSFVLKPLGVKCVAWTWSIIIGTAWTFLMTIAFRSRVKSK; this is translated from the coding sequence ATGATTTTAGACATTGCCGTGATAATTGTTTACTCGGCAGCTGTAATTGCCGTCGGTTATTTTGCCGGAAAAAAAGAATCTTCCGCCGAAGATTTCTTTTTAGCGGGAAGAGCCATGAAGTGGTGGGCCGTGACTATATCAGTATATGCCACAGCTCTGTCGGCCATGACTTTTATTGGAGTTCCTGGCGCCGTAGTCGCCGCTGGAGGCGATTTTAACTATTTACAACTCGCTTTCGGAGACCTTTTCGCGAGATTTTTGGTTTCATTCGTCTTCCTGAAAGCGTTTTACGGCAGGAAAGTCATGACGCCGTATGAGTTTTTGGGACAAAGATTCGGCAGGATGACGTGGTTTTCCTCATCCGCCATATACATCGTCAGCAGAGTGCTTGCAAGCTCCGTCAGATTAGCCGCTTGTGCTGTCGGCCTTTCCGTGATTTTCGGGATCTCTTTCGGTTCTTCTGTTTTTTACGTTTGTTCAGTCGCTCTTTTGTACACGGCTTTTGGCGGAATAAAAGCGGTTATATGGACCGACATTTTTCAGTTCGTTCTGTTTATCGCCTCGGCTGTTTTTGCCGCTGTGTTCATATTCAGATCAATGCCGGGAGGTTTCGGCGAGTTTCTTTCCGTCGGTTTTGAAGCGGGAAAATTCACCGTTTTCCACATTTCATTCGACTCCTCTTCACCGGATTTTGTTCTGAATTTTGCAAATTCCAAGTCCTTTCTGGCGGGTTCTCTTTTCGGTTTTTTCACTACTTTGGCCGTAATGGGCACAGACCATGACTTTGTGCAGAGAACTCTGACGTGCAAAAATCTTAACGAAGGAAGAAAAGCGCTCATATATTCCGCCGTACTGAATTTTCCCGTGACACTTTTGTTTTTAACAGTCGGTGCGGCACTTTTTGCGTATTACAGAGTCTTTCCTCACGACGCTACAGTCACCGGATATCTGGTTGATAATCCTGATTACGTTTTTCCGTATTTTATTAAAACAGTCTTGCCTCCCGGAGCCCGTGGACTTCTTATAGCCGGGCTTTTAGCCGCGGCGATGTCTTCGATAGATTCTTCGGCCAATTCTCTCGCTTCTTCTTTTTACAGGGACTTTTTGAAAAATTTGTTTACAATTCCGGAAAAGAGGTCCGTATTTCTTTCAAGATTCCTGGTCCTGGTATTCGTGCTGGTACTCGGTGTTGTGGCCGTATTTTTCGGAAAAACACAGTCCGTTCTTTGGCTGGGATTCAAGGTTTTCGGTTATTCCTACGGAGCTCTGCTTGGAGTCACTCTCGCAGGCATTGCGACGAAAAAAAGGGGGATAGATATAGCGAGCACAATCGCAATGCTTTCAAGCATTTTGGTTGTCACGTTTCTTACAAGTGACGGCGTCGGAATTCTGGAGCCGTTCAGATCTTTTGTTTTAAAGCCGTTAGGCGTTAAATGCGTCGCCTGGACATGGTCAATAATCATCGGTACGGCCTGGACTTTCCTTATGACGATAGCCTTTCGAAGCAGGGTGAAAAGTAAATGA
- a CDS encoding UvrD-helicase domain-containing protein, with amino-acid sequence MNTVTEKIYSIDYEKQLNAEQMKAVTHLEGPLLVIAGAGSGKTRTLVYRVAFLVENRIDARNVLLLTFTRKAAQEMLRRASSLLDERCSRVAGGTYHSFACLILRKNAEKIGYGSGFSILDRSDSEDLINLLRSEMKFSSKETRFPRKNTLGDIFSKAANCLTDATTIVERHYPQFSHLAEDIESLRFKYEDNKKNSLLMDYDDLLVNLKKLLEQKEETRKKLSSFFRYIMVDEYQDTNKIQSSITALLASEHQNVMAVGDDSQSIYSFRGANFKNIMDFPNIFPGTKIVTIEENYRSTQPILNLTNEIIRFAAEKYSKKLRTEIKGGRKPLFIEAKDENDQSRYICGRILDLREEGVRLNDIAVLFRAGWHSNDLELELRKFGLPFRKYGGIKFTEASHVKDVLAFLKALSNPRDSVSWFRCLKLIEGVGDKTSKMIWEKIAEKGSIEKIDESLYASKTYKEDILGLKKLSSLVNDGAVSASECVREVLDFYRNAFTKIYSEDYSKRANDLDSLALVAERYSGLEEFLTDLTLEPIERSQIGAMRENSDDEILTLSTIHSAKGLEWHSVFILHLADGYFPSSYCFEEPDELEEERRLLYVAATRAKRNLFLVKPGYLNPARNYYGFSYFSTSQVSRFLAEGRILEDFVERKSADV; translated from the coding sequence ATGAACACTGTTACGGAAAAAATCTACAGCATTGATTACGAAAAACAGTTGAACGCAGAGCAGATGAAAGCGGTCACGCATCTCGAAGGACCTCTTCTCGTCATAGCTGGAGCCGGCAGCGGAAAGACGCGAACTCTCGTTTATAGGGTCGCCTTTCTTGTAGAAAACAGAATTGACGCCAGAAACGTCCTCCTGCTTACTTTCACGAGGAAAGCCGCGCAGGAAATGCTGAGGAGAGCATCTTCACTTCTCGACGAAAGATGCTCCCGGGTTGCCGGAGGTACATACCATTCCTTCGCATGTCTGATTCTAAGAAAGAACGCGGAAAAAATAGGTTACGGCTCAGGTTTTTCAATTCTTGACAGATCCGATTCAGAAGACCTGATCAACCTTCTGAGATCGGAAATGAAATTTTCGTCAAAAGAAACCAGATTTCCGAGAAAAAACACTCTGGGCGACATCTTCAGCAAGGCGGCGAACTGCCTGACCGACGCGACAACGATTGTAGAGAGGCATTATCCGCAGTTTTCCCATTTGGCCGAAGATATCGAATCTCTGAGATTCAAATACGAAGACAACAAGAAGAACAGCCTTCTCATGGATTACGACGACCTTCTCGTCAATCTTAAAAAACTGCTGGAACAAAAAGAGGAGACGAGAAAAAAACTCAGTTCTTTTTTCAGGTACATAATGGTGGACGAATATCAGGACACTAACAAAATTCAATCCTCTATCACGGCTCTTCTCGCTTCAGAACATCAGAATGTAATGGCAGTTGGAGACGATTCCCAGAGCATATACTCTTTCAGAGGGGCGAATTTCAAAAATATAATGGATTTTCCCAATATTTTTCCGGGGACAAAAATTGTGACTATTGAGGAAAATTACAGGAGCACTCAGCCGATTTTGAATCTGACTAACGAAATAATCCGTTTCGCCGCCGAAAAATATTCGAAAAAGCTTAGGACCGAAATCAAGGGAGGGAGAAAGCCTCTTTTTATAGAAGCCAAAGACGAAAACGATCAGTCCCGATACATCTGCGGCAGAATACTCGACCTGCGCGAAGAAGGCGTCCGCCTGAACGACATCGCGGTCCTGTTCAGAGCCGGGTGGCATTCTAACGACCTGGAACTCGAATTGAGAAAATTCGGACTGCCTTTCAGGAAGTATGGAGGCATAAAATTCACGGAGGCTTCGCACGTAAAAGATGTCCTCGCTTTTCTCAAAGCTCTCAGCAATCCGAGAGATTCTGTCAGCTGGTTCAGATGTTTGAAACTCATCGAAGGAGTGGGCGACAAAACTTCAAAAATGATATGGGAAAAAATTGCCGAAAAAGGAAGCATAGAAAAAATTGACGAGTCTCTTTACGCTTCCAAAACTTACAAAGAGGATATTTTGGGGCTCAAAAAACTGTCTTCTTTAGTCAACGACGGAGCCGTTTCGGCTTCGGAATGCGTGAGGGAAGTTCTCGATTTTTACAGGAACGCATTTACGAAAATATACAGCGAGGACTATTCAAAAAGAGCCAACGACCTCGATTCCCTCGCTCTCGTGGCGGAAAGATATTCGGGTCTCGAAGAATTTCTTACCGATCTGACTCTCGAACCCATCGAAAGAAGTCAGATAGGCGCCATGAGAGAAAACAGCGACGACGAGATACTGACGCTTTCAACTATACATTCAGCCAAGGGTCTTGAGTGGCATTCAGTTTTCATTCTACACCTCGCAGACGGATATTTTCCTTCTTCTTATTGTTTTGAGGAACCCGACGAATTGGAAGAGGAAAGACGGCTTCTTTACGTCGCCGCGACGAGAGCCAAGAGGAATCTTTTTCTGGTCAAACCCGGTTATCTCAATCCGGCGAGGAATTATTATGGTTTCAGTTATTTCAGCACTTCTCAGGTTTCAAGGTTTCTGGCCGAAGGCAGAATACTGGAGGATTTTGTTGAAAGGAAATCGGCCGATGTTTAA
- a CDS encoding adenylosuccinate synthase encodes MPATAVVGANWGDEGKGKMTDYFAKNSDVVVRYQGGNNAGHTIINDYGKFALHLLPSGVFYKHVTNVLGPGVALNVRSFINELETLRKNGVPEPDVIVSDRAQIVMPYHVLFDECEEERLKDRKFGSTKSGIAPFYSDKYLKTGVEASLLFDEEGLATAVKKAVEIKNVFLKNLYGKDLLNADPILDEMLIQGKMIEPYLRDTTEYFNEALKKKKKILLEGQLGTLRDPDHGIYPYSTSSSPLAGFASVGAGIPPYEITEIIAVVKAYSSCVGNGPFTTEIFEEEAEELRKRGGDAGEYGATTGRPRRMGWFDCVATRYGCKVQGATQAVLTNLDVLGYLDEIPVCTAYETTRGLMKNFPTTSILEKAVPVFEKMPGWKSDISKVGKFRDLPENAKNYVERIEKEIGVRVSWVSVGPRRAELIERDGARIFS; translated from the coding sequence ATGCCTGCCACCGCTGTCGTCGGAGCCAATTGGGGAGACGAGGGAAAAGGCAAAATGACTGATTATTTTGCCAAGAATTCGGACGTCGTCGTCAGATATCAGGGCGGAAACAACGCGGGACACACTATCATAAACGATTACGGCAAGTTTGCCCTTCATCTTCTTCCTTCGGGTGTGTTTTACAAACACGTCACCAATGTTCTCGGACCCGGAGTGGCCTTAAACGTCCGCAGTTTCATAAATGAACTCGAAACACTTCGGAAAAATGGAGTGCCTGAACCGGACGTAATTGTCTCAGACAGAGCGCAGATAGTTATGCCGTATCATGTTCTTTTCGACGAGTGCGAGGAAGAACGGCTCAAAGACAGGAAATTCGGTTCGACGAAATCGGGTATAGCTCCATTTTATTCCGATAAATATTTAAAAACAGGAGTTGAAGCCTCACTGCTTTTCGACGAAGAAGGATTGGCGACGGCCGTAAAAAAAGCGGTGGAGATAAAGAATGTTTTCCTGAAAAATTTGTACGGCAAAGATCTTTTGAACGCAGACCCGATACTGGATGAAATGCTGATACAGGGAAAAATGATTGAACCCTATCTCAGGGACACGACCGAATATTTTAACGAAGCGCTTAAGAAAAAGAAAAAAATTCTGCTCGAAGGCCAGCTCGGCACTCTGAGAGATCCCGACCACGGCATATACCCGTATTCGACGTCTTCATCGCCTCTCGCAGGTTTTGCTTCGGTCGGAGCCGGAATCCCGCCTTACGAAATAACCGAGATAATAGCGGTCGTAAAAGCTTACTCATCCTGTGTAGGAAACGGACCGTTTACGACCGAGATATTCGAAGAAGAAGCCGAAGAGCTGAGAAAGCGCGGAGGAGACGCAGGGGAATACGGAGCCACTACTGGAAGACCCCGCAGGATGGGCTGGTTCGACTGCGTCGCAACTAGATACGGATGCAAAGTCCAGGGGGCGACTCAGGCCGTCCTGACTAATCTCGACGTTCTCGGATATTTAGACGAAATACCTGTCTGCACTGCCTATGAAACGACAAGAGGATTGATGAAAAATTTCCCGACGACTTCCATTCTCGAGAAAGCGGTTCCCGTTTTCGAGAAAATGCCCGGATGGAAAAGCGATATATCAAAAGTCGGAAAATTCCGCGACCTGCCTGAGAATGCAAAAAATTACGTGGAAAGAATAGAAAAAGAAATCGGCGTCAGAGTATCATGGGTTTCGGTGGGACCAAGGCGCGCCGAACTCATAGAGAGAGACGGCGCGCGTATTTTCAGCTGA